The Cicer arietinum cultivar CDC Frontier isolate Library 1 chromosome 1, Cicar.CDCFrontier_v2.0, whole genome shotgun sequence genome contains the following window.
aaatatttttaaaccatttattgctatatactatatatatatatatatatatatatatatatatatatatatatatatatatatatatatatttcctttttataaaaattaaatgtcacAACTATATATATCCTCTATGGCACGGAATTTCTCTGTTGGTTTGGTAACCTTGAATTGAGACAAAGGTACACAATTAAAGCAGTAGATGAATGCATTAAGCAAATTTTATTTCTACTATACGATTATGGCATATTACATAAAATACATTGAAAAAGCCACTGACTAAATACAAAGAATTAATAACCTTCTccaacaaaaagaaagacaaagaagaacTCACACGGATCAAATAACTTCTAAAAAACTATGATAGTGATAGCTACGAAAAGAGACCTTGAAAAAACCTCAGATTTATATCAAAAGGTATAACTTTAGGGTTAATGTTATTCAACCCACAAAGACGGTCTCATAAACATAATTGGTAGTCACTAGTCAGTAGAAAAAAAAGGAACAGGTAAatagatataataaaaataataaaattatcgaTAGAAATATTgataagaaaaaatgaaattttctcTCTGATTCCCTCTCACAAAATTTATATAGTGATAGGTATAACTAGAGAGATATCTCATGTTCTTCTTCTCTAAATTTCTCtcgttaatttaaatttttttagtaatacaaaaccATGTTCCAACAcaacacaaaaattaattaatataccataaaAAAGCTTAAAATAGGTTAAGTTCTCGGACTTGAATCTCTAATTGCATAATGCAAAAGCTGCTTAGACCGTTagatagtaaaataaaatttatttctttaaattaaCGGTTTCCGCAGTTGATGCGTATACCATGCAATTGTTGTAGAGCTCCATAGATTAAGATCTCATATGTAAAATAAGAAGTTTAGATTAATTTGCAATGGTGAAATCATTGATATCTCTTGTAATAGCNNNNNNNNNNNNNNNNNNNNNNNNNNNNNNNNNNNNNNNNNNNNNNNNNNNNNNNNNNNNNNNNNNNNNNNNNNNNNNNNNNNNNNNNNNNNNNNNNNNNNNNNNNNNNNNNNNNNNNNNNNNNNNNNNNNNNNNNNNNNNNNNNNNNNNNNNNNNNNNNNNNNNNNNNNNNNNNNNNNNNNNNNNNNNNNNNNNNNNNNNNNNNNNNNNNNNNNNNNNNNNNNNNNNNNNNNNNNNNNNNNNNNNNNNNNNNNNNNNNNNNNNNNNNNNNNNNNNNNNNNNNNNNNNNNNNNNNNNNNNNNNNNNNNNNNNNNNNNNNNNNNNNNNNNNNNNNNNNNNNNNNNNNNNNNNNNNNNNNNNNNNNNNNNNNNNNNNNNNNNNNNNNNNNNNNNNNNNNNNNNNNNNNCAGGAATGCAACTTGAACTTCTAGCAAGTCCACCTTTCTTTTCACCACCTTTGTCTCTAGGGTTAAATGAGTTAGCCCTTCTCCCTTCCATTTTACTCTTTTTCAACATCTCTTTCATAGCTTCAGCTTGAAACAAAACAGGGAAACTCCTTCCAAATTTGTTAAACCTAACACATGCACTCATGTGTGAACTCAAAGCTtcttcaatattatttttccctccatttttctcaaactcttCTTTCACTGCCTCAGAACATAAACCACAAACCCATTTCCCTAAGAACTTGTCACGCACACGTTTTATGTACTCAACTGTGAACTCTTCCGACATGCCACAACACTCACACTTTGCATCTTCAACTTCAGTTATTGGTGGAAGTGTTAAATTATCCATACCTTCTTTCGATAGCTCGAACGATATGTCGGAGATTGTCCTTTGaatattattgttgttttgATTAGGTGAAGGTTTTGGTGGTTTGGAGCATACTATGTTGTTGTTTCTAGTGAATGAGCTAGGAAAAGAATCTCCATGAGGTGCCATAATGAAAGATAAGGTGTTATAgaagaaattaatattattgttgaAGAAACTAGGGACATGCAatgttatttataatagtaGTTCTATTTGTTTAtaagaatatgaaaatatgtGGATGTTAGAAATGCAAATGTCATTTTTCAAGGATCGTGAACTTGGTAGATTTTTCAAGAAAGAGTTAATAAGGTGAATGTGATATGTCGTATATACTCAAAGTAGCTTTTTGGAAATTTGAAGTGAtgatatattgtgtgaaatatGGTTGAGACCTTTTTTTTCATATGCATGTTTTACAACCAAGTGAATTACTTCAACGCTTGGTAGTTGTGGCTGCAAGAATAAGGTGACGTATCAATATGCATCATTTCTTTCTTTGGCCCAAAATACTCCAAAGGCAACCACATATACCTGTATGTAATGTTATAGTATtcgaatttattaaaaattacaaatataatttttaaatatttattttgttagttattttataaataaaagtgattatgaaaaatgatgattaaattaattaactaaaacCATATTTAAAGATCAAGATGACTAATAAATGACACGTTGTTTAggattattttaatatatttaaagactATTATAACAATattgtcatatttattttttaaaaaaatcaaaacctaGTGGAAGTACAATCTATAATATAgacatttttctttattatcatataatttattttttagtgtattaaatattaaagatatttatttttcaaaattgagtGTACGCTATTGTCCACACTAGCTTTCAAATGGGTCCGTCCTTGCATGTAGAATTGTATTTCTTTATAAACTTATTTTAGATATTACCTTTAAGATATGAGAGATTTAAGTTTTCTTCAATATTAACTTAAGGAGAATTAAGAAACACCGAAAAGAGATTTAAGCAGAAAGTATTAGGTTTAAATTTGAGAAACTAATATAACTCTAGTAATTTGCTATCATttctttaaaaaagaaaaacttaaggagaaaattatttcttaatttaagTATAAGAAATAATATGTGTGTAGGGATCCAATTAACCAAAGTATATTTGTGTTGAGAGTTCTATCTTTGATAGGAATAATATGACTTAAATAATAGTTACAAATTAAAGACAATCTTCACCTTGAGAAGTTTAAGTAGgtccaaaatttaataaaatatgtaaGCTTATTCTAAATTAATTGGACAATTCTTTGGTTCACCTCCATCATACTCCTGATTATACTATTACTTATTAGAGGGTGTGGGAGATTTTCCACATCAGACATGTTACCtcaatcattattataattcttTTTCCTTGTctacatgtatttttttttttatttttaataatcttataagaataaaaaatattaaagaaaagacaaaagacaaaatatttaaaaaaattaatcaagaaaCTATGGGGAAAAACCTTCAAATTGCATAtccatttattattaaattttacgCCAGTACTAGATCAGTTTGATCAGGTCAATGTAATTGGACTGGGTTTCCACTTTCCAAAATGAATCGTGAATGAAAGTGTAAATTTTACATAGTCAGAGTCACAAGTGTAAAGGTCCTTGTTTTGTGGCCTATAATTCCTATATAATACTTCAtcatgttttaaatataattaaaaaaaaaagttatcttatttaagaaaaataatagttaatatcatttaattttcttaatataattaataagataATTGCATTCTCCGAACTCTTCTAGAAGAATTTGTTTGATAagaataaaaagttattaaaatcttaagttaattcaaaatcagttgaataatatttttagaaatgctatcattaaatatgataaaactaGTTaagttttctttatattttgaaCCATCAGAATTGTATTATTCTTCGTTTATATTTACGGCCAGAGGGAAATACACTTTTAAGTTGAactaatgaaaattaattttaaaataataaaacaaattcaaGGATTTTATTgatctaattttt
Protein-coding sequences here:
- the LOC101493455 gene encoding uncharacterized protein is translated as MAPHGDSFPSSFTRNNNIVCSKPPKPSPNQNNNNIQRTISDISFELSKEGMDNLTLPPITEVEDAKCECCGMSEEFTVEYIKRVRDKFLGKWVCGLCSEAVKEEFEKNGGKNNIEEALSSHMSACVRFNKFGRSFPVLFQAEAMKEMLKKSKMEGRRANSFNPRDKGGEKKGGLARSSSCIP